Proteins encoded within one genomic window of Balneolaceae bacterium:
- a CDS encoding FAD:protein FMN transferase, whose amino-acid sequence MSETLTLYRNGFYAMATRFYVLIPGLQDGTGDELFQKIKDEVNRIESRLSRFIEKSEISKINRDAFHADVKTDDECFEILTACKYGWEMTDGAFDITLRPLMDYWKNEEEQSEKNLQTIKESVGMQHVELDEEDQTVRFKTEKTELDLGGFGKGYALEKVKQMIESSAVENAFISFGESSVLAMGEHPAGGAWKIGINNYKNPGNSIHEFEVSNGSVSTSSNFYLNDDGELQNHQHVINPKTGKPHEQFTAASVSASSPILAEILSTACLLLPDEKIRELIEKYDDIEIVKVDYEPEEPDVVLFKPDI is encoded by the coding sequence TTATGTTCTGATTCCGGGGTTGCAGGATGGAACCGGTGATGAACTGTTTCAGAAGATAAAAGATGAAGTAAACCGCATTGAATCACGGTTAAGCCGATTTATTGAGAAGAGTGAAATTTCGAAAATAAATCGTGATGCTTTCCATGCGGATGTGAAGACTGATGATGAATGTTTTGAGATTTTAACAGCGTGTAAATACGGATGGGAGATGACCGACGGTGCGTTTGACATTACTCTTCGTCCTCTAATGGATTATTGGAAAAATGAAGAAGAACAATCAGAAAAAAATCTGCAAACCATAAAAGAATCGGTGGGTATGCAGCATGTTGAGCTGGATGAAGAAGATCAAACCGTACGGTTTAAAACAGAAAAAACCGAACTGGATCTTGGAGGCTTTGGCAAAGGTTATGCCCTTGAAAAAGTGAAACAGATGATTGAAAGTTCGGCCGTAGAAAATGCGTTTATCAGTTTTGGGGAGAGTTCGGTGTTGGCGATGGGAGAACATCCGGCCGGAGGGGCCTGGAAAATCGGGATTAATAATTATAAAAATCCGGGGAATTCGATTCATGAATTTGAGGTGAGCAACGGATCGGTATCTACATCGAGCAATTTTTATCTGAATGATGATGGAGAACTGCAGAATCATCAGCATGTCATCAACCCAAAAACCGGCAAGCCGCACGAACAATTTACGGCAGCAAGTGTTTCTGCGAGCTCACCAATTTTAGCAGAAATATTATCAACAGCCTGTTTGTTATTGCCGGATGAAAAAATCCGTGAACTGATCGAAAAATATGATGATATTGAAATAGTGAAGGTTGATTATGAACCGGAAGAACCGGATGTAGTTTTATTTAAACCTGATATTTAA
- a CDS encoding Gfo/Idh/MocA family oxidoreductase yields the protein MSINRKQFLEMTAALAGSSVMTTTMPWFSIFNNPAPTGMGASDRVRLGVIGVGSRGTGLVQNLQELEKTMNLEIAAVCDNYEPHYERAIELTGGNAEAFYDYRKMIDEVELDGVVIATPLYEHAQMTIDAMQAGLHVYCEKAMARHLEDVKRMYDTHIEEDKILLIGHQRLFNPVYLQSMEKIKRGDLGPLVMMRGWWTRNTDWVFYENTGGRGTELDRRLNWRFYEDLSAGMISELGSHHFQVANWVLGSPPESVMGSGSINFFDDGREVYDNFGLIFRYPDNIHFVYDCITSNKHNGVQVQVMGNDGTLELESNMQYQENPPEPPAMQKLVECIEQNKNEAIPIGGATWVLNSPVRMGGEYITPDYEMNDTLLYLEGFVNFIRKGSAPEKLTKEGYNASVWTLLAEQATKTGERVTAPEEYILS from the coding sequence ATGAGTATCAACAGAAAACAATTCCTCGAAATGACGGCGGCGCTTGCCGGTTCATCTGTAATGACCACCACAATGCCCTGGTTTTCCATTTTTAACAATCCAGCTCCAACGGGAATGGGAGCATCCGACAGAGTCCGCCTTGGAGTGATTGGAGTGGGCTCACGGGGAACAGGGTTGGTCCAAAATCTACAGGAACTCGAGAAAACAATGAATCTCGAAATTGCGGCTGTCTGTGATAATTATGAGCCACACTACGAACGGGCTATCGAACTGACCGGCGGAAATGCAGAAGCGTTTTATGATTATCGAAAAATGATTGATGAGGTAGAATTGGATGGTGTTGTGATTGCCACTCCGCTTTATGAGCATGCCCAGATGACGATCGATGCGATGCAGGCAGGTTTGCATGTGTATTGCGAAAAAGCGATGGCGCGACATCTTGAAGATGTAAAAAGGATGTATGATACACATATTGAAGAGGATAAAATTCTGTTGATCGGCCACCAGCGCTTGTTCAATCCCGTGTATCTGCAATCGATGGAAAAAATTAAGCGTGGGGATTTAGGTCCTCTGGTGATGATGCGCGGTTGGTGGACCCGAAATACGGACTGGGTGTTTTATGAAAATACAGGCGGGCGCGGAACGGAATTAGACCGCCGGCTCAACTGGCGTTTTTATGAGGATCTGTCTGCCGGAATGATCTCTGAACTCGGCTCTCATCATTTCCAGGTTGCGAATTGGGTGTTGGGATCTCCGCCGGAATCGGTGATGGGAAGCGGCAGCATCAACTTTTTTGATGATGGCCGGGAAGTGTATGACAATTTTGGGTTGATCTTCAGATACCCGGACAACATCCATTTTGTATATGATTGCATCACGAGCAATAAGCATAATGGAGTACAGGTTCAGGTAATGGGAAATGATGGTACGTTAGAACTGGAATCGAACATGCAGTACCAGGAAAATCCGCCTGAACCGCCCGCTATGCAAAAATTAGTAGAATGCATCGAGCAGAATAAAAATGAGGCAATTCCGATTGGCGGTGCAACGTGGGTTCTCAACTCACCTGTTCGAATGGGCGGTGAATACATCACACCTGACTATGAAATGAATGATACACTTCTCTACCTGGAGGGATTTGTGAACTTCATCAGGAAAGGAAGTGCCCCTGAAAAACTGACCAAAGAAGGATACAATGCATCCGTTTGGACTTTGCTTGCCGAACAGGCCACCAAAACCGGAGAACGTGTTACAGCACCTGAAGAATATATTTTGAGTTGA
- a CDS encoding FAD-dependent oxidoreductase: MNNELLMNTVVPEFSFWEREEWLKSPDLFIVGAGIVGASTALFYKEKYPDHDVVVADRGFAPYGASTRNAGFACIGSISEHLADIKRAGEETVFNRIERRWNGLQLLRQTIGDENMDYIHTGGYEIFTDQEKFEKSRDQIGRMNQILEDRLGLTEVYSSTEYRGYPAIKNRVEGAINSGRMMRHLHEKLSKAGVRLWWNCPVTSVKSNRAVLNDSIEITPNKMVLAVNGFISNLVDIPVKPARGFIFITKPIKDFKWKGIFHYNEGYVYFRDLGDRLLLGGGRDRAIIEETTDQFGTNQTIKNYLIDFAENVINVPPDFEIDMEWSGIMGMTENKEPIIKEVEPNVWAAAGLSGMGIAIGMQVAKDVVLQMSIE, from the coding sequence TTGAATAACGAATTATTGATGAATACAGTTGTACCTGAATTCTCCTTTTGGGAACGCGAAGAATGGCTCAAATCACCCGATCTGTTTATTGTTGGAGCGGGAATTGTTGGCGCATCGACAGCACTCTTCTACAAAGAGAAATATCCGGATCACGATGTGGTGGTGGCTGACCGCGGGTTTGCACCGTACGGTGCCAGTACACGAAATGCTGGCTTTGCTTGCATCGGTTCCATTTCCGAACATCTGGCTGATATCAAAAGAGCGGGGGAGGAGACGGTTTTTAATCGTATTGAACGACGATGGAATGGATTACAACTTCTCAGGCAAACCATCGGTGATGAAAATATGGATTACATCCACACCGGTGGCTATGAGATTTTTACTGACCAGGAGAAGTTTGAGAAATCAAGAGACCAGATCGGTCGAATGAATCAAATCCTGGAAGATCGACTGGGATTGACGGAAGTGTATTCATCAACCGAATACCGGGGATACCCGGCGATCAAAAACAGGGTGGAGGGAGCTATCAACAGTGGAAGAATGATGAGGCATCTGCATGAAAAGCTTTCAAAAGCGGGTGTACGTCTTTGGTGGAACTGCCCGGTTACCTCCGTGAAATCAAATCGAGCGGTGCTGAATGATTCGATTGAAATCACCCCTAATAAAATGGTACTTGCTGTCAATGGATTTATTTCGAACCTGGTGGATATTCCAGTGAAACCGGCAAGAGGATTTATATTCATCACAAAACCGATCAAAGATTTTAAATGGAAAGGTATCTTCCACTACAACGAAGGTTACGTTTATTTTAGAGATCTGGGAGATCGATTACTGTTGGGAGGTGGTAGAGATCGGGCAATTATTGAAGAAACCACGGATCAATTCGGTACCAATCAAACCATAAAAAATTATCTTATCGATTTTGCTGAAAATGTGATTAACGTGCCGCCTGATTTCGAGATTGATATGGAATGGAGCGGAATTATGGGAATGACCGAAAATAAGGAGCCGATCATCAAAGAAGTTGAGCCAAATGTTTGGGCGGCGGCTGGCCTTAGCGGAATGGGCATTGCCATCGGGATGCAGGTGGCGAAGGATGTTGTATTACAAATGAGTATCGAGTAG